A region of Mustela lutreola isolate mMusLut2 chromosome 17, mMusLut2.pri, whole genome shotgun sequence DNA encodes the following proteins:
- the SRRM2 gene encoding serine/arginine repetitive matrix protein 2 isoform X3 — translation MYNGIGLPTPRGSGTNGYVQRNLSLVRGRRGERPDYKGEEELRRLEAALVKRPNPDILDHERKRRVELRCLELEEMMEEQGYEEQQIQEKVATFRLMLLEKDVNPGGKEETPGQRPAVTETHQLAELNEKKNERLRAAFGISDSYVDGSSFDPQRRAREAKQPAPEPPKPYSLVRESSSSRSPTPKQKKKKKKKDRGRSESSSPRRERKKSSKKKKHRSESESKKRKHRSPTPKSKRKSKDKKRKRSRSTTPAPKSRRAHRSTSADSASSSDTSRSRSRSAAAKTHTTALTGRSPSPVSGRRGEGDAPSKEPGTTNTGQPGSPEPSTKQPSSPHEDKDKEKSAVRLSPSPERSSTGPEPPAPTLLLAEQHGGSPQPLETTTLSQEPVNPPSEASPPRGHSLPKSPEKPAQSSSESCPPSPQPTKVSRHVSSSPESPKLAPAPGSRREISSSPASKSRSHGRAKRDKSHSHTPSRRVARSRSPTTTKRGRSRSRTPTKRGHSRSRSPQWRRSRSAQRWGRSRSPQRRGRSRSPQRLGWSRSRNTQRRGRSRSARRGRSHSRSPATRGRSRSRTPARRARSRSRTPARRRSRSRTPVRRRSRSRTPARRGRSRSRTPARRRSRTRSPVRRRSRSRSPARRSARSRSRTPTRRGRSRSRTPARRGRSRSRTPARRGRSRSRTPARRGRSRSRTPARRRSRSRSVVRRGRSHSRTPQRRGRSGSSSERKNKSRTSQRRSRSNSSPEMKKSRISSRRSRSLSSPRSKAKSRLSLRRSLSGSSPCPKQKSQTPPRRSRSGSSQPKAKSRTPPRRSRSGSSPSNQKSKTPSRQSCSSSSPQPKVKSGTPPRQGSVTSPQANEQSVTPQIQSRSESSPDPEVKSATPSRLSCSGSSPPRVKSSTSPRRSRSGSSSPQPKVKAVMSPVLSHSGSSSPSPSRVTSKTPPRQSRSESPCSKVEARLLERHSRSRSSSPDTKVKPGTPPRQSHSGSTSPYPKAKPQTPSGHNICGSKSPCSQEKLKDLAQSSGSFSLCPGVKANTPPGELYFAAASLQQKGQSQTSPDPRSDTSSPEMKQSHSEFPSVQSKSQTPLKGGRSRSSSPVTEPAPRSPAKQEGSELSSPRLKSGMSPEQSKSESDSSPYPAVDSKSLVGQSRLEPSESKEKTVLLLQEEMTVSSPRPRDKSSPLPVQDKPDSSPVLREMPKTPSRERGGGVGSSPDPKDQSVLAKPGQDEELMEVVEKSEESSKQVLSHLSPELKEVAGSNFESSPEIEERPTMSLTLDQSQSQTSLEVEGPVVPSTWSGPHFSPEHKELSNSPPRENSSGSPLEFRNSGAVAEMNTGFSPEVKEDLNGSFPNQLETDPFVDLKEQSTRSSRRSSSELSPDAVEKAGMSSNQSVSSPVLDAVPRTPSRERSSSASPELKDGLPRTPSRRSRSGSSPGLRDGSGTPSRHSLSGSSPGMKDIPRTPSRGRSECDSSPEPKALPQTPRPRSRSPSSPELNNKCLTPQRERSGSESSVEQKTVARTPLGQRSRSGSSQELDGKPGASPQERSESDSSPDSKAKIRVPLRERSRSGSSPEVESKSRPSPRRSRSGSSPEVKDKPRAAPRAQSGSDSSPEPKAPALRALPRRSRSGSSSKGRGPSPEGSSSSESSPEHPPKSRTARRSSRSSPEPKTKSRTPPRRRSSRSSPELTRKARLSRRSRSASSSPETRSRTPPRRRRSPSVSSPEPAEKSRSSRRRRSASSPRAKTTSRRGRSPSPKPRGLQRSRSRSRREKTRTTRRRDRSGSSQSTSRRRQRSRSRSRVTRRRRGGSGYHSRSPARQESSRTSSRRRRGRSRTPPTSRKRSRSRTSPAPWKRSRSRASPATHRRSRSRTPLVSRRRSRSRTSPVSRRRSRSRTSVTRRRSRSRASPVSRRRSRSRTPPVTRRRSRSRTPTRRRSRSRTPPVTRRRSRSRTPPVTRRRSRSRTSITRRRSRSRTSPVTRRRSRSRTSPVNRRRSRSRTSPVTRRRSRSRTPPAIRRRSRSRTPLLPRKRSRSRSPLAIRRRSRSRTPRTTRGKRSLTRSPPAIRRRSASGSSSDRSRSASPPATRNHSGSRTPPVALNSSRMSCFSRPSMSPTPLDRCRSPGMLEPLGSSRTPMSVLQQSGGSMMDGPGPRIPDHPRTSVPENHAQSRIALALTAISLGTARPPPSMSAAGLAARMSQVPAPVPLMSLRTAPAASLASRIPAASAAAMNLASARTPAIPAAVNLADSRTPAAAAAMNLASPRTAVAPSAVNLADPRTPTAPAVNLAGARTPAALAALSLTSSGTPPTAANYPSSSRTPQAAAPANLVGPRSAHATTPVNIASSRTPPALAPASLTSARMAPALSGANLTSPRVPLSAYERVSGRTSPPLLDRARSRTPPGGPGSRTPPSALSQSRMTSERAPSPASRMVQAPSQCVLPPAQDRARSPVPSAFSDQSRALLAQTTPVAGSQSLSSGTVAKTTSSGDHNGMLSGPVPGMSHPEGGEPPASTGAQQPSALAALQPAKERRSSSSSSSSSSSSSSSSSSSSSSSSSSGSSSSDSEGSSLPAQPEVALKRVPSPAPAPKEAAREGRPQEPTPAKRKRRSSSSSSSSSSSSSSSSSSSSSSSSSSSSSSSSSSSSSSTSSPSPAKPGPQVLPKPASPKKPPPGERRSRSPRKPIDSLRDSRSLSYSPAERRRPSPQPSPRDQQSSSERGSRRGQRGDSRSPGHKRRRETPSPRPVRHRSSRSP, via the exons ATGTACAACGGGATCGGGCTGCCGACGCCCCGGGGCAGCGGCACCAACGGCTACGTCCAGCGCAACCTGTCCCTGGTGCGGGGCCGCCGGGGTGAGCGGCCTGACTACAAGGGAGAGGAGGAACTGCGGCGCCTGGAGGCTGCCCTGGTGAAGCGGCCTAATCCTGACATCCTGGACCACGAGCGCAAGCGGCGCGTGGAGCTGCGATGCCTCGAGCTGGAGGAGATGATGgaagagcaggg GTACGAGGAACAGCAAATTCAGGAAAAAGTGGCTACTTTTCGACTCATGTTGCTGGAGAAGGATGTGAACCCTGGGGGCAAGGAAGAGACCCCAGGACAGCGGCCAGC GGTAACTGAGACTCACCAGTTGGCCgaactgaatgaaaagaaaaatgagcgaCTCCGTGCTGCCTTTGGCATCAGTGATTCCTATGTGGATGGCAGCTCTTTTGATCCTCAGCGTCGTGCTCGAGAAGCTAAACAACCAGCTCCAGAGCCCCCTAAACCTTACAG CCTTGTCCGGGAGTCCAGCAGTTCCCGCTCACCAAccccaaagcaaaagaagaaaaaaaagaagaaagatagagGACG GTCAGAGAGCAGCTCTCCTCGacgggagaggaagaagagctcTAAGAAGAAGAAGCACAG GTCAGAGTCTGAATCCAAAAAACGGAAGCATAG GTCTCCCACTCCAAAGAGCAAACGTAAATCTAAGGACAAGAAGAGGAAGCG GTCTCGAAGTACAACACCAGCCCCCAAGAGCCGCCGGGCCCACCGTTCAACATCTGCTgactctgcttcctcttctgatACTTCCCGCAGTCG GTCTCGAAGTGCAGCAGCAAAAACCCATACAACTGCCTTGACTGGGCGAAGTCCTTCCCCCGTTTCAGGGCGGCGAGGGGAGGGAGATGCACCTTCTAAGGAACCAGGTACCACCAACACAGGGCAGCCTGGCAGCCCGGAGCCCTCTACAAAGCAGCCTAGCAGTCCTCATGAAGACAAAGACAAGGAG AAATCTGCAGTTCGACTTAGCCCCTCTCCGGAAAGGAGCAGCACAGGCCCAGAACCACCTGCTCCCACtctgctccttgctgagcaaCATGGCGGCTCCCCACAACCCCTTGAAACAACCACCTTAAGTCAGGAGCCAGTGAACCCCCCATCTGAGGCTTCCCCACCCAGGGGCCATTCACTACCTAAGTCTCCTGAGAAACCAGCCCAGTCTTCTTCAGAGAGCTGTCCACCATCCCCTCAACCTACCAAAGTTTCTCGACATGTGAGCTCTTCCCCTGAAAGTCCTAAACTTGCACCAGCTCCTGGGTCCCGCCGAGAGATTTCTTCTTCTCCCGCATCCAAGAGTCGCTCACATGGCCGGGCAAAGCGGGATAAATCACATTCTCATACTCCTTCTCGAAGGGTGGCAAGGTCCCGTAGCCCTACCACTACTAAGAGGGGACGCTCTCGGTCTCGAACCCCTACCAAGAGAGGTCATTCTCGGTCCCGATCCCCTCAGTGGCGTAGGTCCCGGTCTGCACAGAGGTGGGGACGATCCAGAAGCCCCCAGCGACGTGGGCGCTCTAGGTCTCCTCAGCGACTAGGCTGGTCTAGAAGCAGAAATACCCAGAGAAGAGGCAGGTCTAGATCAGCAAGGCGAGGCAGGTCACACTCTAGATCCCCAGCCACTAGGGGCAGATCTCGTTCTAGAACGCCAGCCCGTCGGGCCAGGTCTCGTTCTAGAACACCCGCCAGGCGGAGATCGCGATCCAGAACACCCGTCAGGCGTAGGTCTCGCTCTAGAACACCAGCCCGGCGGGGTAGGTCTCGCTCTAGAACACCTGCTAGGCGCAGATCTAGGACCCGATCACCAGTACGACGGAGGTCTCGTAGCAGATCACCAGCCAGGAGAAGTGCCAGGTCACGTTCTAGAACCCCAACAAGACGTGGGCGGTCACGCTCTAGAACCCCAGCCAGAAGAGGGAGATCGCGGTCTAGAACACCTGCAAGACGAGGTCGGTCTCGGTCTAGGACACCGGCAAGACGAGGACGGTCTCGGTCTAGGACACCTGCAAGACGAAGATCTCGTAGTAGAAGTGTGGTTAGACGGGGAAGATCTCACTCTAGAACGCCACAAAGAAGAGGCAGATCTGGTTCATCTTCAGAGCGGAAGAACAAATCCAGAACATCACAGAGAAGGAGCAGGTCTAACTCAAGCCCTGAAATGAAAAAATCTCGCATTTCTTCAAGGCGGAGTAGGTCTCTCTCTTCACCACGGTCCAAAGCAAAATCTCGCTTATCTTTGAGGCGAAGCCTTTCAGGGTCCTCTCCATGTCCTAAACAGAAGTCTCAGACACCACCAAGGCGCAGTCGCTCTGGATCATCCCAACCAAAAGCTAAATCTAGAACGCCACCAAGGCGAAGTCGTTCTGGTTCTTCTCCTTCTAATCAGAAATCTAAAACACCATCAAGACAAAGTTGTTCCAGTTCATCTCCTCAACCTAAAGTAAAGTCTGGAACACCACCAAGGCAAGGGTCTGTAACAAGTCCCCAGGCAAATGAACAATCTGTAACACCACAAATACAGAGCCGTTCAGAATCATCACCTGACCCTGAGGTGAAATCTGCAACCCCTTCGAGACTTAGCTGTTCTGGGTCCTCTCCTCCTAGAGTGAAATCTAGCACATCTCCAAGACGGAGCCGATCTGGGTCATCATCTCCACAACCCAAAGTGAAGGCAGTCATGTCACCCGTACTAAGCCATTCTGGCTCCTCTTCTCCAAGTCCTAGCAGGGTGACATCTAAAACACCTCCAAGGCAAAGCAGATCAGAGTCTCCTTGCTCCAAGGTGGAAGCTAGATTGTTGGAAAGACACAGCCGTTCTAGGTCCTCCTCACCAGATACCAAAGTGAAACCTGGAACGCCACCAAGACAAAGTCACTCAGGGTCTACTTCGCCATACCCTAAGGCCAAGCCCCAAACTCCATCGGGGCACAATATTTGTGGATCAAAGTCCCCATGTTCCCAAGAGAAATTGAAAGACTTAGCACAAAGTTCTGgatccttctctctgtgtccaggAGTAAAGGCTAACACACCACCAGGAGAGCTGTATTTTGCTGCTGCCTCTTTGCAACAGAAAGGACAATCTCAAACTTCACCAGACCCTAGGTCTGATACTTCAAGTCCCGAAATGAAACAGAGTCACTCTGAGTTTCCATCTGTGCAGAGCAAATCTCAGACACCTCTTAAAGGTGGCCGGTCCAGGTCCTCATCTCCAGTCACTGAGCCAGCCCCCAGATCTCCGGCAAAACAAGAAGGAAGTGAATTGTCAAGTCCTAGGCTAAAATCTGGAATGTCTCCTGAGCAGAGCAAGTCAGAGTCTGACTCTTCCCCATATCCTGCAGTGGACTCTAAATCTCTTGTGGGGCAGAGTAGATTGGAGCCTTCTGAATCGAAAGAGAAAACAGTCTTACTCCTTCAGGAGGAGATGACTGTGTCCTCTCCTAGACCAAGAGACAAATCGAGTCCTCTTCCAGTGCAGGACAAGCCTGATTCCTCACCAGTACTCAGAGAGATGCCTAAAACCCCATCAAGGGAAAGAGGTGGTGGTGTTGGATCATCTCCAGATCCAAAAGACCAAAGTGTGTTAGCTAAGCCAGGCCAAGATGAAGAGTTAATGGAGGTGGTAGAGAAATCGGAAGAATCCTCAAAGCAGGTCCTCTCccatctgtctccagaacttAAAGAAGTGGCTGGCAGTAACTTTGAATCGTCTCCTGAAATAGAAGAAAGACCCACTATGTCGCTGACTCTTGACCAAAGCCAGTCGCAGACTTCCTTGGAAGTAGAAGGCCCTGTAGTGCCCTCAACTTGGAGTGGGCCACATTTTTCTCCAGAACATAAAGAACTGTCTAACTCTCCCCCAAGGGAGAATAGTTCTGGATCACCTTTAGAATTTAGAAACTCGGGTGCTGTTGCAGAAATGAATACTGGGTTTTCTCCTGAAGTCAAAGAAGATTTGAATGGATCTTTTCCTAATCAACTGGAGACCGATCCATTTGTAGACCTTAAAGAACAATCTACAAGGTCTTCTAGACGCAGCAGTTCTGAGTTATCCCCTGATGCAGTGGAAAAAGCGGGAATGTCTTCGAATCAGAGTGTTTCCTCACCAGTACTTGATGCAGTACCCAGAACACCGTCTCGGGAAAGAAGTAGCTCTGCCTCTCCTGAACTGAAAGATGGCTTACCCAGAACCCCTTCACGGAGAAGCAGGTCTGGGTCTTCTCCAGGACTTAGAGATGGGTCTGGGACTCCCTCAAGACATAGCTTGTCTGGGTCCTCTCCTGGAATGAAAGATATACCTAGAACACCATCCAGGGGGAGAAGCGAATGTGATTCTTCTCCAGAACCAAAAGCTTTGCCTCAGACTCCTAGACCAAGAAGTCGTTCACCATCGTCCCCAGAGCTCAACAACAAGTGTCTCACCCCCCAGAGAGAGCGAAGTGGATCAGAATCCTCAGTTGAACAGAAGACTGTAGCTAGGACTCCGCTTGGTCAGAGAAGTCGATCTGGATCTTCTCAAGAACTTGATGGGAAACCAGGTGCATCCCCTCAAGAAAGAAGTGAGTCAGACTCTTCTCCAGATTCTAAAGCTAAGATACGAGTGCCTCTCAGAGAGAGGAGTCGCTCTGGATCATCTCCAGAAGTTGAGAGCAAATCGCGACCTTCTCCTCGGCGTAGTAGATCTGGCTCATCTCCTGAAGTTAAAGATAAGCCAAGAGCAGCACCCAGGGCACAGAGTGGTTCTGATTCCTCTCCTGAACCCAAGGCTCCTGCTCTTCGGGCTCTTCCCAGACGAAGCAGATCAGGTTCATcaagcaaaggcagaggcccttCTCCTGAAGGAAGCAGCAGTTCAGAGTCATCTCCAGAACACCCACCCAAATCCAGAACTGCTAGAAGAAGCTCTAGGTCCTCCCCAGAGCCCAAGACCAAGTCCCGTACTCCACCTCGCCGTCGCAGCTCTCGATCATCTCCTGAGCTGACCAGGAAGGCCAGACTTTCTCGTAGAAGTCGCTCTGCGTCGTCCTCACCAGAGACCCGTTCTAGAACTCCCCCAAGACGCCGAAGAAGTCCTTCAGTGTCTTCCCCAGAGCCAGCTGAAAAGTCGAGATCCTCACGCCGCCGGCGCTCAGCTTCATCCCCACGTGCTAAGACAACCTCACGGAGAGGCCGTTCTCCTTCGCCAAAGCCTCGTGGGCTCCAGAGATCCCGTTCCCGCTCAAGGAGGGAGAAAACCAGAACGACTCGACGTCGAGATAGATCTGGATCTTCTCAGTCAACCTCTCGGAGAAGACAGCGGAGCCGGTCAAGGTCTCGGGTCACTCGTCGGAGGAGGGGAGGCTCTGGTTACCACTCAAGGTCTCCTGCCCGGCAGGAGAGTTCCCGAACTTCTTCCCGACGCCGAAGAGGCCGTTCTCGGACACCCCCAACCAGTCGGAAGCGGTCCCGCTCACGCACTTCACCAGCCCCATGGAAACGTTCAAGATCTCGGGCCTCTCCTGCCACTCACCGGCGATCCCGCTCCAGAACACCTCTGGTCAGCCGCCGTCGGTCCAGGTCTCGAACCTCACCAGTCAGTCGGAGACGATCAAGGTCCAGGACATCAGTGACTCGACGAAGATCTCGATCCAGAGCATCCCCAGTGAGTCGAAGACGATCCAGGTCTAGAACGCCACCCGTAACCCGCCGTCGTTCGAGGTCCAGAACACCGACACGCCGGCGCTCCCGTTCTAGAACTCCACCAGTGACCCGAAGAAGGTCTAGATCTAGGACTCCACCAGTAACCAGGAGGCGATCACGAAGCAGAACATCTATTACTCGCAGAAGGTCGAGATCCAGAACATCCCCAGTTACTCGTAGGAGATCTAGATCTCGCACGTCTCCAGTAAATCGCAGGAGGTCCCGCTCTCGAACCTCTCCAGTGACACGCCGCCGATCTCGATCCCGAACGCCTCCAGCTATTCGGCGCCGCTCTAGGTCTCGGACCCCACTGTTGCCACGCAAACGTTCTCGAAGTCGCTCTCCACTTGCCATTCGCCGCCGTTCTAGGTCCCGTACTCCACGAACAACTCGGGGCAAACGGTCCTTAACAAGATCTCCTCCTGCCATCCGAAGGCGTTCTGCATCTGGAAGTAGTTCTGACCGTTCACGTTCTGCTAGTCCTCCAGCAACAAGGAATCATTCTGGTTCTCGGACACCTCCAGTAGCACTCAATAGCTCCAGAATGAGCTGCTTTAGTCGTCCTAGCATGTCACCAACACCTCTGGACCGCTGTCGATCACCTGGAATGCTTGAACCACTTGGCAGCTCTAGAACACCCATGTCTGTGCTGCAGCAGTCTGGTGGCTCTATGATGGATGGTCCAGGTCCCCGAATTCCTGATCACCCAAGAACATCTGTGCCAGAGAATCATGCACAGTCAAGAATTGCACTTGCCCTGACAGCCATCAGTCTTGGCACTGCTCGGCCGCCTCCATCCATGTCTGCTGCTGGCCTTGCTGCAAGAATGTCCCAGGTTCCAGCTCCAGTGCCTCTTATGAGTCTCAGAACGGCCCCAGCTGCTAGCCTTGCCAGTAGGATTCCTGCAGCCTCTGCAGCAGCCATGAACCTGGCCAGCGCCAGGACACCTGCCATACCAGCGGCAGTGAATCTGGCTGACTCAAGAACACCAGCTGCAGCAGCAGCCATGAACTTGGCCAGTCCCAGAACAGCAGTGGCACCTTCTGCTGTGAACCTTGCTGACCCTCGCACCCCTACAGCCCCAGCTGTGAACCTAGCAGGAGCCAGAACCCCAGCTGCCTTGGCGGCTTTGAGTCTCACCAGTTCTGGCACACCCCCAACTGCTGCAAACTATCCCTCCAGCTCCAGAACACCCCAGGCTGCAGCCCCTGCAAACCTGGTGGGTCCTAGATCTGCACATGCCACAACTCCTGTGAATATTGCCAGCTCAAGAACCCCTCCTGCCTTGGCACCTGCAAGCCTCACCAGTGCTAGAATGGCTCCAGCCTTGTCTGGTGCAAACCTTACCAGCCCCAGGGTGCCCCTGTCTGCCTACGAGCGTGTTAGTGGCAGAACCTCACCACCACTTCTCGACAGAGCCAGATCCAGAACCCCGCCAGGAGGCCCAGGCTCCAGAACCCCACCATCTGCCCTGAGCCAGTCTAGAATGACCTCTGAGCgggctccctctcctgcctctagGATGGTCCAGGCTCCCTCACAGTGTGTTCTCCCTCCAGCTCAGGATAGAGCTAGGTCCCCTGTGCCATCTGCTTTTTCTGACCAGTCCCGAGCTTTGCTTGCCCAGACCACCCCTGTAGCAGGGTCTCAGTCCCTTTCCTCTGGGACAGTGGCCAAGACCACGTCCTCTGGTGACCACAACGGCATGCTCTCTGGCCCTGTCCCTGGGATGTCCCATCCTGAGGGTGGGGAACCACCTGCCTCCACTGGGGCCCAGCAGCCTTCTGCACTGGCCGCCCTGCAGCCGGCAAAGGAGCGGCggagttcctcctcctcctcctcctccagctcctcttctTCATCGTCATCATCGtcgtcctcttcctcctcctcctcttctggttCCAGTTCCAGCGACTCAGAGGGCTCTAGCCTTCCTGCTCAACCTGAGGTAGCACTGAAGAG GGTGCCCAGCCCCGCCCCAGCTCCAAAGGAGGCTGCTCGAGAGGGACGTCCTCAGGAGCCGACCCCAGCCAAGCGGAAGAGGCGCTCTAGTAGCTCCAgttccagctcctcctcctcttcctcctcttcctcttcctcttcgtcttcctcctcctcctcttcctcctcctcctcttcttcctcttcttcctcctcttctacttcctccccctcccctgctaaGCCTGGCCCTCAGGTCTTGCCCAAACCTGCAAGCCCCAAGAAGCCGCCCCCTGGCGAGCGGAG GTCCCGTAGCCCCCGGAAGCCAATAGACTCCCTCCGAGACTCTCGGTCCCTCAGCTACTCACCTGCGGAGCGCCGCCGCCCCTCACCCCAACCCTCGCCACGGGACCAGCAGAG CAGCAGCGAGCGGGGTTCCCGCAGAGGCCAGCGTGGGGACAGCCGCTCCCCGGGCCACAAGCGCAGGAGGGAGACGCCCAGCCCCCGTCCCGTGCGGCACCGCTCCTCCAG GTCTCCTtga